From Vicingus serpentipes, the proteins below share one genomic window:
- a CDS encoding DUF7793 family protein, whose amino-acid sequence MIKRELYSASITFDSNQILLVTFKDKVDVDLVEMIKLVDVSLEIVNNTPFYLIVDARNILGNINHEARDYITKHEAYSKLNIAQAIIVNNMPIKILANFYIKFYAQPNPVRMFSDFEEGREWLMSQ is encoded by the coding sequence ATGATAAAAAGAGAATTATATTCAGCATCTATTACCTTTGATTCCAATCAAATTTTGTTGGTTACATTTAAGGATAAGGTAGATGTTGACTTGGTAGAAATGATTAAGTTGGTTGATGTTTCTCTCGAAATAGTTAATAATACTCCATTTTATTTAATTGTTGATGCTAGAAATATATTAGGCAATATTAACCATGAGGCAAGAGATTATATTACTAAGCATGAAGCTTATAGCAAGTTAAATATTGCTCAAGCTATTATTGTAAATAATATGCCTATTAAAATTTTGGCTAACTTTTATATTAAATTTTATGCTCAACCCAACCCAGTGAGAATGTTTTCTGATTTTGAAGAGGGAAGAGAATGGTTGATGTCTCAGTAA
- a CDS encoding quinone-dependent dihydroorotate dehydrogenase codes for MYKLLIKPLLFMMEPEKAHYFATDCLTFLSKIPGGNSLLKGLFDYSNPKLERELFGLKFKNPVGLAAGFDKDARWFNQLSNLGFGFIEIGTLTPKGQIGNPKPRLFRIPEDEGLINRMGFNNLGAEDAIKRLKNRKTNIIIGGNIGKNTATPNEEALEDYMFNFNTLHDYVDYFVVNVSCPNVKDLTKLQDTPFLLSLLGELKKINAAKNKPKPILLKIAPDLNDSQLDEVIEIVAQTQIDGIIATNTTTSREGLKTDKKRIEEIANGGLSGKPVKQTSTRVIKYLAEKSNKAFPIIGVGGIHSAKDAIEKIEAGADLVQIYTGFIYEGPSLIKNINKALIEKYG; via the coding sequence ATGTATAAGCTGTTAATTAAACCTTTACTATTTATGATGGAGCCTGAAAAAGCTCATTATTTTGCTACTGATTGCTTAACATTTTTATCTAAAATTCCTGGAGGAAATTCTTTACTAAAAGGATTGTTCGATTATAGCAACCCTAAATTAGAAAGAGAGTTATTTGGCTTAAAATTTAAAAATCCAGTTGGTTTAGCAGCCGGATTCGATAAAGACGCTCGCTGGTTTAATCAATTAAGTAACTTAGGTTTTGGATTTATTGAAATAGGAACACTTACTCCAAAAGGACAAATAGGAAATCCTAAACCCCGCTTATTTAGAATACCTGAAGACGAAGGCTTAATTAACAGAATGGGATTCAACAACCTTGGTGCAGAAGATGCTATAAAACGCTTAAAAAATAGAAAAACCAACATCATTATTGGTGGAAACATTGGTAAAAACACCGCTACACCTAATGAAGAAGCCTTAGAAGACTATATGTTCAACTTCAATACACTTCACGATTATGTTGATTATTTTGTGGTAAACGTTAGTTGTCCTAACGTGAAGGATTTAACAAAACTACAAGACACTCCTTTCCTACTTTCTTTGTTAGGTGAATTGAAAAAGATAAATGCAGCCAAAAATAAACCCAAGCCAATTTTACTAAAAATTGCTCCAGATTTAAACGACTCTCAATTAGATGAAGTAATTGAAATTGTTGCACAAACCCAAATTGATGGAATTATTGCCACAAATACAACAACATCTAGAGAAGGACTGAAAACTGATAAAAAAAGAATCGAAGAAATTGCAAATGGCGGATTGAGCGGCAAACCAGTCAAACAAACTTCAACAAGGGTAATAAAATACTTGGCTGAAAAATCAAACAAAGCATTCCCTATAATCGGAGTTGGAGGAATTCATTCAGCTAAAGATGCTATAGAAAAAATAGAAGCTGGTGCTGATTTAGTTCAAATTTATACTGGTTTTATTTACGAAGGTCCATCTTTAATCAAAAACATAAACAAAGCTTTAATTGAAAAATATGGTTAA
- a CDS encoding hydroxymethylglutaryl-CoA lyase: MVKLIECPRDAMQGLHDFIPTETKANYINQLLKVGFDTIDFGSFVSPKAIPQMRDTADLLTQLDLSSTKSKLLAIIANQRGANDAIQFNEIDYLGFPFSISETFQQRNTNSSISESLTRVEEIQSLCVNNNKKLVVYISMAFGNPYGDKWNSEIVIEWTKKLADLGIEIIALSDTIGVSNKDNISSLFNNVIPEFTNVEIGAHLHTTPDTWLEKVDAAYQNGCRRFDGAIKGFGGCPMAKDDLTGNMATENLIKYFNQNNITTNLNNTEFENSLLKVLSVFPS, from the coding sequence ATGGTTAAACTAATTGAGTGCCCTAGAGATGCTATGCAAGGCTTGCATGATTTTATACCAACTGAAACAAAAGCCAATTACATCAATCAATTATTAAAGGTAGGTTTCGATACCATTGATTTTGGGAGTTTTGTTTCACCAAAAGCAATACCTCAAATGCGAGATACTGCAGATCTACTAACTCAATTAGATTTATCATCAACAAAAAGTAAATTATTAGCAATTATTGCTAATCAGCGTGGCGCAAATGATGCTATTCAATTTAATGAGATTGATTATTTAGGCTTTCCTTTTTCTATTTCCGAAACCTTTCAACAGCGAAACACCAATTCAAGCATTTCAGAATCACTCACAAGAGTTGAAGAAATTCAGTCGCTTTGCGTAAACAACAATAAAAAATTAGTGGTCTATATATCTATGGCTTTTGGTAATCCTTATGGCGACAAGTGGAATAGTGAAATTGTAATTGAATGGACTAAAAAATTAGCTGATTTAGGTATTGAAATAATAGCGCTTTCAGATACGATTGGAGTTTCAAATAAAGACAACATCTCTTCTTTATTTAATAATGTTATTCCTGAATTTACAAATGTAGAGATTGGAGCTCATCTTCACACGACTCCAGATACTTGGTTAGAAAAAGTTGATGCTGCCTATCAAAACGGATGCAGAAGATTTGATGGTGCAATTAAAGGATTTGGTGGTTGCCCAATGGCTAAAGATGATTTGACTGGAAATATGGCAACAGAAAATTTAATTAAATATTTTAATCAAAATAACATTACTACTAACTTAAATAATACCGAATTCGAAAATTCACTACTCAAAGTTTTAAGTGTATTTCCTAGCTAA
- a CDS encoding TonB-dependent receptor plug domain-containing protein, with amino-acid sequence MNNKYGIKMLAVVITLITTTSIYSQDTTAHLLPEFSVSEKLDKMLSKVNNQEIDSSTIANYNTSNLSTLLSKNSAITVRSYGVTGISSVAMRGGNSNHTAVLWNGFNLQDPLNGGFNFSSSSSNLVDKVNIQHGGSSAAFGSGAVGGTIHLDNTPLFNNKVYGSILYKNGSFGLNSTNIEIGHGGKKLASRIRIYGHIIKNNFEFENKAKKNNPSEFYNNAEIKRIGILHEFYYKIKPNQIISSQFWYQNNFREIPPNITSERIANEKEYMKDDWYRWAINWNKKGEKVNWEARTGTFYNLSEYYNTAIDLESKNNSLKNITEAIAFIKIKNTHQLSIGFNNNYTVGLSDNFYNTPTLNTTALYLAPSFILFKKLTINTSFREEYYNEEFKPITFAFNSKLFFYKNLFLTASFSKNYRTPNFNDLYWSSGNSRGNLNLKSEHGYSKDIGLGLHSQAEKIEINSSISFYQNNINDQIQWIPEGQTWTPFNIKEVETIGVEFLFKSKFRLSKKINLIANLNYSYTDAQVKAKSDLESESVLDKQLIYIPYYQANSLLGISFVNTSLNIGNQYVGYQFTRADNLEFLPSYFISDLGIEQNIKGKKTDILFFGKLNNLFNVVYEVRQWYPMPKMNYEIGFKLLLK; translated from the coding sequence ATGAACAATAAATATGGAATAAAAATGCTTGCTGTAGTAATTACATTAATTACTACAACCTCTATATATTCCCAAGATACAACAGCTCACCTACTTCCTGAATTCTCTGTTTCAGAGAAATTAGATAAAATGCTTTCAAAAGTTAACAATCAAGAAATTGATAGTTCAACTATTGCTAATTACAATACTTCTAACCTATCTACACTACTCTCTAAAAATAGCGCAATAACAGTTCGATCATATGGTGTAACAGGAATTAGCTCTGTTGCAATGAGAGGAGGTAATTCTAACCACACAGCTGTGCTATGGAATGGTTTTAATTTGCAAGACCCTTTAAATGGAGGTTTTAACTTTTCTTCATCTAGTAGTAATTTAGTTGATAAAGTAAACATACAACATGGAGGGTCAAGTGCCGCATTTGGTTCAGGTGCAGTTGGTGGCACTATTCATCTTGACAACACTCCTTTATTTAATAATAAAGTTTATGGTTCAATTTTATATAAAAATGGAAGTTTCGGACTAAATTCAACAAACATAGAAATTGGACATGGAGGAAAGAAATTAGCTTCTAGAATTAGAATTTACGGTCATATTATTAAGAATAATTTTGAATTTGAAAACAAAGCAAAAAAGAATAACCCAAGTGAGTTTTATAATAATGCCGAAATAAAACGAATAGGAATACTACATGAGTTTTATTATAAAATCAAACCAAATCAAATCATTAGTTCTCAATTTTGGTATCAAAATAATTTCAGAGAAATACCACCAAATATTACTTCTGAAAGAATAGCTAATGAAAAAGAATACATGAAAGATGATTGGTATCGTTGGGCTATAAATTGGAATAAAAAAGGAGAAAAAGTAAATTGGGAAGCAAGAACTGGAACGTTTTACAATCTATCTGAATACTACAACACAGCAATAGACTTAGAAAGTAAAAATAATTCTTTAAAAAATATAACAGAAGCTATCGCTTTTATAAAAATTAAAAACACTCATCAACTTAGTATTGGTTTTAATAATAACTATACCGTTGGCTTATCTGATAATTTTTATAACACTCCTACACTCAACACAACAGCTCTTTATCTTGCTCCTAGTTTTATTTTATTTAAAAAATTAACCATAAACACCAGTTTTAGAGAAGAATACTATAATGAAGAGTTTAAACCTATCACATTTGCTTTTAACAGTAAGCTTTTCTTTTATAAAAACCTATTTCTTACAGCGAGTTTTTCTAAGAATTATCGTACACCTAACTTCAATGATTTGTACTGGAGCTCTGGAAACTCAAGAGGAAACTTAAATTTAAAAAGTGAGCACGGTTACTCTAAAGACATAGGTCTTGGATTACATTCACAAGCAGAAAAAATTGAGATAAACAGTAGCATCTCTTTTTATCAAAACAACATAAACGACCAAATACAATGGATACCTGAAGGGCAAACATGGACTCCCTTCAATATTAAAGAAGTTGAAACAATTGGAGTTGAATTTTTATTTAAATCAAAATTTAGGTTAAGTAAAAAAATAAACCTAATCGCTAATTTAAATTACAGCTATACTGATGCTCAAGTTAAAGCCAAAAGTGATCTCGAAAGTGAATCCGTTTTAGATAAACAACTTATCTACATTCCTTACTATCAAGCAAATTCACTATTAGGAATTTCGTTTGTAAATACCTCATTAAATATTGGAAACCAGTATGTTGGCTACCAATTCACAAGAGCTGACAACCTTGAGTTTTTACCTTCATACTTTATTAGTGACTTAGGTATTGAACAAAATATTAAGGGTAAAAAAACAGACATACTATTTTTTGGAAAACTGAACAACCTATTTAATGTTGTTTATGAAGTAAGACAATGGTATCCTATGCCAAAAATGAATTATGAAATCGGATTTAAACTATTATTAAAATAA
- a CDS encoding YncE family protein, giving the protein MKKTNQILLASIITIGAFSFIACKKTDNPTPNSSAGGNGTLNYTNGVLISSEGSFGNGNGSVSFYNPSTNEVMNNVFSTINNIPLGDVVQSVSRIGSLTYMCVNGSNKIEVVNSSTFEQQATISGINQPRYIVANGNTGYITAWGNNEVVLVDLPTNTVSGSINVGSGPERMAINNNKLYVANSGGFGLDSTISVINLSTNTIATTILLDGYNPSAIVNGNGNTIWVLAKGQVIYDASWNVIGHHPSKLFEINTTTNTVINSTTLFATDHPSNMDISPDLSTLYFGGSYGFSAIFSTSTTSPSTPTSFITETNYGFFVNQSNGNLFVMEQAGGSNGTLYRYNASGAKLGEYTVGIFPSNGARIKQ; this is encoded by the coding sequence ATGAAAAAAACAAATCAAATTTTACTTGCATCAATCATTACGATAGGAGCGTTTTCATTTATCGCTTGTAAAAAAACAGATAATCCAACTCCTAATTCAAGCGCAGGAGGAAATGGAACTCTAAATTATACAAATGGAGTACTAATCTCTAGTGAAGGCTCTTTTGGTAATGGAAACGGCTCTGTTTCTTTTTACAATCCTTCAACTAATGAGGTAATGAATAATGTTTTTTCAACAATAAATAATATCCCTTTAGGTGACGTCGTTCAATCTGTATCAAGAATAGGGTCATTAACTTACATGTGTGTAAATGGTTCAAATAAAATTGAAGTTGTAAACTCTAGTACATTTGAACAACAAGCTACAATTTCTGGTATTAACCAACCTAGATATATTGTAGCAAACGGAAATACTGGATACATTACTGCATGGGGAAACAATGAAGTTGTTCTTGTTGATTTGCCGACAAATACTGTTTCAGGATCTATCAATGTAGGTTCAGGACCAGAAAGAATGGCTATAAACAATAATAAATTATATGTTGCAAATAGCGGTGGTTTTGGATTAGATAGTACAATATCTGTTATTAATCTATCTACGAATACTATAGCCACAACAATTCTATTAGATGGGTACAATCCTTCTGCTATAGTAAACGGAAATGGAAATACCATATGGGTACTAGCAAAGGGACAAGTTATATATGATGCTAGCTGGAATGTAATTGGTCATCATCCTTCTAAATTATTTGAAATAAACACTACAACAAATACAGTTATTAATTCAACAACCCTTTTTGCAACAGACCACCCTTCTAATATGGATATAAGTCCTGATTTATCAACTTTATATTTTGGTGGATCTTATGGCTTTTCTGCAATCTTTTCTACTTCTACAACATCTCCTTCTACTCCTACATCTTTTATTACTGAAACCAATTACGGTTTTTTTGTAAATCAATCTAATGGAAACCTTTTTGTAATGGAACAAGCTGGAGGTTCTAACGGAACACTTTATAGGTATAACGCTTCTGGAGCTAAATTAGGAGAATATACTGTTGGAATATTTCCAAGTAATGGTGCTAGAATAAAACAATAA
- a CDS encoding adenine nucleotide alpha hydrolase translates to MTKEKIIMSWSGGKDSSMALHKLLLDAQYEVKYLLTTIYKPNGRVSMHGVPEALIKEQAKAIGIPLKIIYIEEKTHDEYEIKMRAFLEEMKAEGIQKVAFGDIFLEDLKKYREDKLTEVEMEGVFPLWKIKTTEMAQYFIDNHFKTHICAIDNSKIPTHLIANNYNQTFLDSLPADVDPCGENGEFHTFCYDGPIFKTPVKFKVNTPTLKTYEHDGKTYEYTFSDLESVI, encoded by the coding sequence ATGACTAAAGAAAAAATCATAATGTCGTGGAGCGGTGGTAAAGACAGCTCCATGGCATTACATAAGTTGTTACTTGATGCTCAATATGAAGTTAAATACCTTTTAACAACTATTTATAAACCAAACGGTAGAGTTTCGATGCATGGCGTACCAGAAGCATTGATTAAAGAGCAAGCAAAAGCCATTGGTATCCCTTTAAAAATAATATACATTGAAGAAAAAACGCACGATGAATATGAAATAAAGATGCGTGCTTTTTTAGAAGAAATGAAAGCTGAAGGTATTCAAAAAGTAGCTTTTGGCGATATCTTTTTAGAAGACTTAAAAAAATACAGAGAAGATAAGCTAACAGAAGTTGAAATGGAAGGTGTTTTCCCTTTATGGAAAATAAAAACCACTGAAATGGCTCAATACTTTATTGACAACCATTTTAAAACACACATTTGTGCTATTGACAATAGTAAAATACCAACTCATTTAATTGCTAACAATTACAACCAAACTTTTTTAGATAGTTTACCTGCTGATGTTGATCCTTGTGGTGAAAATGGTGAATTTCATACTTTTTGTTATGATGGACCAATATTTAAAACCCCAGTAAAATTTAAAGTAAATACTCCTACTCTAAAAACCTATGAGCATGATGGTAAAACTTATGAATATACGTTTAGTGATTTAGAGTCAGTCATTTAA
- a CDS encoding competence/damage-inducible protein A codes for MILDIISIGDELLIGQTLNTNAHWIAKEMDALGFRVREHISISDAKEHIVYTLDNSLLKADVVLITGGLGPTNDDLTLPVLNEYFGGELVVNQDVYNDIEQLITSRGFEMNDNNKQQALVSSKCKVIRNKKGTAPGLWFEKDNKVVVAMPGVPYEMKGMVETIISWIKQKYTFPEIVHQMVLTKGLPESKLAEILTDWESNLPSTIKLAYLPSPGRVKLRLTSIGQNRAEVQQLIDEQVALLTNIIPDNIYSVDNKNLEEIIGDLLRHNKQTMATAESCTGGYIAHLITSISGSSDYFKGAIVSYANEVKINELRVNSTDIDNYGAVSEQVVVQMAKGVLTKLNVDYAIATSGIAGPTGGTTEKPVGTVWIAVANKNEVMAKKYLFGTDRQVNIERAAFAGLSMLYDLLND; via the coding sequence ATGATTTTAGATATTATTTCAATAGGAGATGAACTGTTAATAGGGCAAACATTAAACACTAATGCCCATTGGATAGCTAAAGAAATGGACGCACTTGGTTTCCGGGTTCGTGAACACATTTCAATTAGTGATGCTAAAGAACATATTGTATATACTTTAGATAATTCATTGTTAAAAGCAGACGTTGTTTTAATTACGGGTGGTTTAGGTCCAACCAACGATGATTTAACCTTACCAGTGCTGAATGAATATTTTGGAGGTGAGCTAGTTGTAAATCAAGATGTTTATAATGATATAGAGCAATTGATTACTAGTAGAGGGTTTGAGATGAATGACAATAATAAGCAACAAGCTTTGGTTTCGAGTAAATGCAAAGTTATTCGAAACAAAAAAGGAACTGCTCCTGGCTTATGGTTTGAAAAAGACAATAAGGTAGTGGTTGCAATGCCTGGAGTTCCTTACGAGATGAAAGGAATGGTTGAAACAATTATCTCTTGGATAAAACAGAAATACACTTTTCCAGAAATTGTGCATCAAATGGTTTTAACCAAAGGGTTACCAGAGTCTAAATTAGCAGAAATACTTACGGATTGGGAAAGTAATTTACCTTCAACTATAAAGTTAGCTTATTTGCCTTCTCCCGGTAGAGTAAAACTAAGATTAACCTCTATTGGACAAAATAGAGCTGAAGTTCAGCAATTAATTGATGAACAAGTAGCCTTATTAACTAATATAATACCTGATAATATTTATTCAGTTGACAATAAAAATTTAGAAGAAATAATAGGAGATTTATTACGACATAATAAACAAACAATGGCTACTGCGGAAAGTTGTACAGGTGGTTATATTGCTCATTTAATTACAAGCATTTCGGGTAGTTCAGATTATTTTAAAGGAGCAATCGTTTCTTATGCTAATGAAGTAAAAATTAATGAATTAAGAGTAAATTCTACCGATATTGATAATTATGGTGCTGTTAGCGAACAGGTAGTGGTGCAAATGGCAAAAGGTGTGCTAACAAAATTAAATGTAGATTATGCTATTGCTACTTCTGGTATTGCAGGGCCAACAGGAGGAACAACTGAAAAACCAGTTGGTACAGTTTGGATAGCTGTTGCCAATAAAAATGAAGTAATGGCTAAAAAGTATTTATTTGGTACTGATCGACAAGTAAATATAGAACGTGCAGCTTTTGCAGGATTAAGTATGTTGTATGATTTATTAAATGACTGA